The following are encoded together in the Prionailurus viverrinus isolate Anna chromosome B3, UM_Priviv_1.0, whole genome shotgun sequence genome:
- the GPR135 gene encoding G-protein coupled receptor 135 — MEEQPPPPVRPPARMTLLGSPHPGAPSAAGAPGGTSSAATAAAVLSFSTVATAAAAALGNQSDGNGGDSTGASAGGGLGGPRAAGAAGRPPPGPETAPLLSHGAAVAAQALVLLLIFLLSSLGNCAVMGVIVKHRQLRTVTNAFILSLSLSDLLTALLCLPAAFLDLFTPPGGSVPAAAAAAAPVAPAAGPWRGFCAASRFFSSCFGIVSTLSVALISLDRYCAIVRPPREKIGRRRALQLLAGAWLAALGFSLPWELLRSPREPPAAQSFHGCLYRTSPDPAQLGVAYSVGLVVACYLLPFLLMCFCHYHICKTVRLSDVRVRPLTTYARVLRFFSEVRTATTVLIMIVFVICCWGPYCFLVLLAAARQAQAAQAPSLLNVVAVWLTWANGAINPVIYAIRNPNISMLLGRNREEGYRTRNVDAFLPNQGPGLQARSRNRLRNRYANRLGAFSRMSSSNPSSGMGGDVAMWARKNPVVLFCREGPLEPVTAAVKQPKSEAGDTSL; from the coding sequence ATGGAggagcagccgccgccgccggtCCGCCCGCCAGCGAGAATGACCTTGTTGGGCAGCCCACACCCCGGAGCCCCCTCCGCGGCCGGCGCACCTGGAGGGACTTCCTCCGCGGCCACCGCGGCGGCCGTGCTCTCCTTCAGCACCGTGGCGACCGCGGCGGCCGCGGCGCTGGGGAACCAGAGCGACGGGAACGGGGGCGACAGCACTGGCGCCTCGGCTGGCGGCGGCCTCGGCGGGCcccgggcggcgggggcggcggggaggccgCCGCCGGGCCCCGAGACGGCGCCGCTGCTGTCGCACGGCGCGGCGGTGGCAGCCCAGGCGCTCGTGCTCCTGCTCATCTTCCTGCTGTCTAGCCTGGGCAACTGCGCGGTGATGGGGGTGATCGTGAAACACCGGCAGCTCCGCACCGTCACCAACGCCTtcatcctgtctctgtccctgtcggACCTGCTCACGGCGCTGCTCTGTCTGCCCGCCGCCTTCCTGGACCTGTTCACGCCGCCAGGAGGCTCggtccccgccgccgccgccgccgccgcccccgtcGCCCCAGCCGCGGGGCCCTGGCGCGGCTTCTGCGCCGCCAGCCGCTTCTTCAGCTCGTGCTTCGGCATCGTGTCGACGCTCAGCGTGGCCCTCATCTCGCTGGACCGCTACTGCGCCATCGTGCGGCCGCCGCGGGAGAAGATCGGTCGCCGCCGCGCGCTGCAGCTGCTGGCGGGCGCCTGGCTGGCGGCCCTGGGCTTCTCCTTGCCCTGGGAGCTGCTCCGCTCGCCCCGGGAGCCCCCGGCGGCCCAGAGCTTCCACGGCTGCCTGTACCGGACGTCCCCGGACCCCGCGCAGCTGGGCGTGGCTTACAGCGTGGGGCTGGTGGTGGCCTGCTACCTGCTGCCCTTCCTGCTCATGTGCTTCTGCCACTACCACATCTGCAAGACGGTGCGCCTGTCCGACGTGCGCGTGCGGCCCCTGACCACGTACGCGCGCGTGCTGCGCTTTTTCAGCGAGGTGCGCACGGCCACCACCGTGCTTATCATGATCGTCTTCGTCATCTGCTGCTGGGGGCCCTACTGCTTCCTGGTGCTGCTGGCTGCGGCCCGGCAGGCCCAGGCCGCGCAAGCCCCCTCGCTCCTCAACGTGGTGGCCGTCTGGCTGACCTGGGCCAATGGAGCCATCAACCCTGTCATCTACGCCATTCGCAACCCCAACATTTCGATGCTCCTGGGGCGCAACCGGGAAGAGGGCTACCGGACTAGGAACGTGGACGCTTTCCTGCCCAACCAGGGCCCCGGTCTGCAGGCCAGAAGCCGCAATCGCCTTCGAAACCGCTACGCCAACCGGCTGGGAGCCTTCAGCAGGATGTCCTCTTCCAACCCGTCCAGCGGGATGGGAGGGGACGTGGCCATGTGGGCTCGAAAAAACCCAGTTGTGCTTTTCTGCAGGGAGGGGCCCCTAGAACCAGTGACAGCAGCGGTCAAACAGCCTAAGTCTGAAGCTGGGGACACCAGCCTCTAA
- the L3HYPDH gene encoding trans-3-hydroxy-L-proline dehydratase, with the protein MERALAVPRLPPHDPGTPALSVVDMHTGGEPLRIVLAGCPEVVGPTLLAKRRYMRQHLDHLRRRLMFEPRGHRDMYGAVLVPSELPDAHLGVLFLHNEGYSSMCGHAVLALGRFAVDFGLVPAPPAAAREARVNIHCPCGLVATFVECEGGRSRGPVRFHSVPAFALATDLLVDVPGRGKMVVDIAYGGAFYAFVSAEKVGLDVCSAKTRDLVDAASAVTEAVKAQFKINHPESEDLSFLYGTILTDGKDTYSEEPTTNICVFADEQVDRSPTGSGVTARIALQYHKGLLELNQTRAFKSSATGSVFTGKAVREAKCGDFKAVIVEVSGQAHYTGTASFIVENDDPLRDGFLLK; encoded by the exons ATGGAGAGAGCGCTGGCGGTGCCACGGCTGCCGCCGCACGACCCGGGGACACCGGCGCTGTCGGTGGTGGACATGCACACGGGCGGCGAGCCCTTGCGCATCGTGCTGGCGGGGTGTCCGGAAGTGGTCGGCCCCACACTACTGGCCAAGCGGCGCTACATGCGCCAGCACCTTGACCACCTGCGACGACGGCTCATGTTCGAGCCACGCGGGCACCGGGACATGTACGGGGCTGTGTTGGTGCCTAGCGAGTTGCCGGACGCGCACCTGGGCGTCCTGTTCCTGCATAACGAGGGCTACAGCTCCATGTGCGGCCACGCAGTGCTGGCCCTGGGCCGCTTCGCCGTCGACTTCGGGCTGGTCCCCGCGCCCCCGGCCGCTGCCCGCGAGGCCCGCGTCAACATCCACTGCCCGTGCGGGCTGGTGGCCACCTTCGTGGAATGCGAGGGCGGCCGCAGTCGCGGCCCTGTGCGCTTCCACAGCGTCCCGGCCTTCGCGCTGGCCACAG ATCTCTTAGTGGATGTTCCTGGTCGTGGAAAGATGGTGGTAGACATTGCATATGGCGGGGCGTTTTATGCATTTGTTAGTGCTGAAAAGGTAGGACTTGATGTTTGTTCTGCAAAGACAAGGGACCTTGTGGATGCAGCAAGTGCAGTGACGGAAGCCGTCAAAGCTCAG tttaaaattaaCCATCCTGAGAGTGAAGACCTTTCCTTTCTGTATGGAACTATATTAACAGATGGAAAAGACACTTACAGTGAGGAACCAACCACCAACATCTGTGTGTTTGCAGATGAACAG GTTGACAGAAGTCCTACTGGATCAGGAGTGACAGCTCGAATTGCCTTACAGTATCACAAAGGGCTTCTAGAACTGAACCAGACCAGAGCCTTTAAAAGTAGTGCAACCGGCTCAGTATTCACAGGGAAGGCTGTCAGG GAAGCAAAATGTGGGGATTTTAAAGCTGTTATAGTGGAAGTATCTGGGCAAGCCCATTATACAGGGACAGCAAGTTTTATAGTGGAAAATGATGACCCACTGAGGGATGGATTCCTTCTCAAGTGA